The nucleotide window CCGAGAGCTCCTATTATTGTTATGTCCCTTGTAGAAAAGACATCCCAGTCAATTTCCGGCTTTTTCGATCCGAAAAAACCGATCACCACAACCCGTCCGAATGGCCTGATTATCTCTTTTATTTCTTTAAAGACATCTATTCCTGCCGATGTTTCAATAACAACATCGATCATTTTCCCCTCTGTGATTTCGGTAACCCGGTCTTTCAGGTTTTCCTTATAAATATTAATGGTTCCGTCGAGGCCATAAGTTTTAGCCCTGCCTAATCTCTCGTCCCTTGTACCGGAGAGAATAACTTTTTTCGCCCCAAAAACTTTTTTGGCAATCTGGGCTGTCTGCAGGCCGATCGGACCCGGCCCGATAACAAGTACATTATCCAGAGGAGTAACCCCCCCTCTAATTACCGC belongs to Lentimicrobiaceae bacterium and includes:
- a CDS encoding zinc-binding dehydrogenase; translated protein: TGIMKRDGGFAEYIVFPETHLHKFNKLSFEEASLIEPTGIALNAVIRGGVTPLDNVLVIGPGPIGLQTAQIAKKVFGAKKVILSGTRDERLGRAKTYGLDGTINIYKENLKDRVTEITEGKMIDVVIETSAGIDVFKEIKEIIRPFGRVVVIGFFGSKKPEIDWDVFSTRDITIIGALGSPGIWDNVIEMLESGKIETKSLISHTMKLEDFEKGIDTMVNRKENACKVILIP